The Streptomyces uncialis genomic interval CCTGGTAGCAGGAATCGAAGACGACCTCGCCGCCGATGTTCGGCAGGCCCAGGCAGTTGCCGTAGCCGCCGACGCCCGCGACGACACCGGGCAGTACGCGCTTGGTGTCGGGGTGGTCCGCGGCGCCGAAGCGCAGCGGGTCCATCACGGCGACCGGACGGGCGCCCATCGCGAGGATGTCCCGGACGATGCCGCCGACGCCGGTGGCCGCGCCCTGGTAGGGCTCGATGTACGAGGGGTGGTTGTGCGACTCGACCTTGAAGGTGACCGCGTAGCCCTGCCCGACGTCCACGACACCGGCGTTCTCGCCGATACCGACGAGCATCGCGTCGTTCTCGGGGGCCTTCTCGCCGAACTGCCGCAGGTGGACCTTGCTGCTCTTGTACGAGCAGTGCTCCGACCACATGACCGAGTACATGGCGAGCTCGGCGCCGGTCGGGCGGCGGCCGAGGATCACGCGGATACGGTCGTACTCGTCCCGCTTGAGCCCGAGTTCCTGCCAGGGCTGCTCGGCTTCCGGGGTGCCGCCGGCGTGCTTGACCGTGTCCAGCGTCATGCCGCGGCCCCCTTCTGTACGAGGTTGGTCAGGATCGAGGTGAAGAACCCGAGGCCGTCGGTGCGGCCGGTGCCGGTCAGGGACTCGACGGCGTGCTCGGGGTGCGGCATCAGCCCGACGACGTTCCCGGCGGCGTTGCTGATGCCGGCGATGTCGCGGAGCGAGCCGTTGGGGTTCACGTCCAGGTAGCGGAAGGCGACCCGGCCCTCCGCCTCCAGCTCGTCCAGGACCCGCTCGTCCGCGACGTACCGGCCGTCGATGTTCTTCAGCGGAATGGAGATCTCCTGGCCGGCCGTGTAATCGGCGGTCCAGGCGGTGGCCGTGGTCTCGACCCGGAGCCGCTGGTCACGGCAGATGAAGTGGAGGTGATTGTTCCGCAGCATCGCGCCCGGGAGGAGATGCGTCTCGGTGAGCACCTGGAATCCGTTGCAGATTCCGAGAACCGGCATTCCGGCCTTTGCCTGCGCGATGATCGTCTCCATCACGGGCGAGAACCGGGAGATCGCACCGGCCCGC includes:
- the purQ gene encoding phosphoribosylformylglycinamidine synthase subunit PurQ, producing the protein MTARIGVVTFPGTLDDRDTQRAVRVAGAEAVPLWHRDKDLKQVDAVVLPGGFSYGDYLRAGAISRFSPVMETIIAQAKAGMPVLGICNGFQVLTETHLLPGAMLRNNHLHFICRDQRLRVETTATAWTADYTAGQEISIPLKNIDGRYVADERVLDELEAEGRVAFRYLDVNPNGSLRDIAGISNAAGNVVGLMPHPEHAVESLTGTGRTDGLGFFTSILTNLVQKGAAA